GAGAGGAGTCGGCTACTGCCTCCACCGTGGCTTCCAGCACCTTGACCCGGCGTCCCCCGAAGCCGGTCACGGCGCCGGGTGCCGGACAGAGGCCACGAACCAAGCAGTCGAGGGCTCGCGCGTCACGCGCCCAGTCCAGGTGCGTATCAGCGGGGAGCAGTTTTGGTGCATAGGTTGCGAGTCGCTCGTCCTGCGGGATCGGGTGGACTGTCTTGCGTGCCACCTGATCGAGGGCCTGGCACAACAGCTCGGCCCCAATGATGGCCAGCCGCTCGCCCACGGTCCCGGTGGTATCCCGATCCCCGATCGGCTCCGGCTGCTGCATGAGGATCGGACCGGCATCCATCCGCGCCTCAATCTGCATAATGGTGACCCCTGTGACGGTCTCTCCTTGGATGATGGCCTGTGGGATCGGCGCCGCGCCACGATACTTCGGCAGGAGCGAGGCGTGAAGGTTCAGGCAGCCGTGCGGCGGGAGGGTGAGGATCGGCTTCGGAAGAAGTTGACCGTAGGCGACAACGATGATGGCTTCGGGCTGGGCCGCCTGTAGCGCCGACATGACCGCCGGCTCGCCGACCTTCTCCGGCTGCAGGATCGGAAGCCCGAGCTCCTGGGCGGCGAGTTTCACCGGTGGGGGGGTAGGCACGCGGCCGCGCCCCGCCGGCCGATCCGGTTGGGTCACGACCAGGCAGATGTCGTGGCCCGCGGCCATGAGCGCCGTGAGCGATGGCAGGGCGAACGCGGGTGTGCCCATGAAGCTCACGCGCATTGGCTGTTCTCCTTCTTCATAGCTGCCACGTGATCGAGCATCTCCAGCATCCGGGCGTAATGCGTCCCCTCCCAGTAGACTCGGAGGCAGCCTGAGCAACGAGTGAACCGCTCCTGCGTCTGCCAAACGAACGGAGGGACCTCGGCACGGACCGCGGCTTTGTCAGCCGGTTCCAGGGGAAGGTTGCATCGTGCGCACAGGCGGCCGATCTGTGGCGACAACCCAAAGCGGGCCACGACCTGACCGAGCTGCGCATCGTAATGATCGCTCTCGATGAAGCAGATCAGATGGGGCGGAAGCCGGGGAGGCAGGTGGGTGTCTCGGGTCAGCAACAGCCGGTTCTCCGCCAGGACCAGGCGCACCAGCCTGGCATCGTCGCCTCGCCAGTACAGCGTATCGTACCCCAATAGGCGGAGCCACGTGGCCAACCGACCCAACATCGCATCCGCCACAAACCGCATTGCCGTTTCATTCTTCATTGATCATCTAAACCCCGCGCACCAGTGACTATAGCATACCAATAGGTCGAACCTTGACAAGTCCCTAGAAAGGCAGGAGAATCGGCCCGACATAAACCATCCAATCTGTCGGGTCATTGAGGCTGAAATCGTTGGTCCATACACGCTGCGAGTTGCGTTCGACGACAAGACAGAACAGGTCATCGACTTTCGACCTGTGCTGGAGGGCACTTGCACACGATGCCCCCGCGCTCCGTTATTGGAGGCACAGTATGCCGTGCGTAAAGGAGGTGTTGGTCGAAGATTGGGCGAGTTACCAGGCCGAGGTCGATCAAATTTTGGAGAACTGTGAGGCGAGGCGGAGTACTACCAGCAAGGGCCTCGTGTCTGCCCCACTCTTCCGTGGCCAGTCCAATCAGTCTTGGCCGCTGCTCACCACCGTGGAGCGATTTTCGGCCAAGTCCTGGTCTATCAAACGATACCATAGGCTTCTTCAATCTGTAGGGCCCGCCGTCTTCTCGCTAACTTCAAAAGCGTGGAATCTCGGCGAAGACACCGATAATGTGGACCAGAGTCGTCATATTCCGCCGCCTGCCTACGAGTTCATGATTTATCTCCGACACTACGGATTCCCCTCACCACTTCTCGACTGGTCCAGGTCCCCGTACGTGGCGGCGTTCTTTGCCTTCGAGCACCAACCCGACTGTGAGGCCGTCGCCGTTTACGTCTTTCAAGAGTACCTCGGCTACCCTAAGCTCTTCTCAGGAGATGGAGCGCGCATTATCGGGCTTGGGTCTTATGTTATTACACATGAGCGGCATTACGCTCAGCTGTGTGAGTACACGATCTGCAAAAAGCCTGTAGATAAGGACGACGTCTACTGTAATCACGAGGAAGCTCTCCGAGATCGCGTTGTTCCCCAGGACTCACTGAGGAAATATATCATCCCCGTGACGGAGCGACAGAGCTTCTTGCGCATGCGTGAATCAATGAATATCCATGGCTATTCATTATTCCGAGACGAGACTTCCCTGATGCAGACCCTCGCATATCGGGAGATAGAGAAAGATGACCTGTAATCTCACCATACATCAAACCGACCACTAAACGAATGTAGTGGACGGTCAGCCGCGCGAACCTGCGCGCCTTCGCCCGGCGCTAACCCGTAGCCTTGTTGAGTAGAACTAT
Above is a genomic segment from Candidatus Methylomirabilis tolerans containing:
- the fmt gene encoding methionyl-tRNA formyltransferase → MRVSFMGTPAFALPSLTALMAAGHDICLVVTQPDRPAGRGRVPTPPPVKLAAQELGLPILQPEKVGEPAVMSALQAAQPEAIIVVAYGQLLPKPILTLPPHGCLNLHASLLPKYRGAAPIPQAIIQGETVTGVTIMQIEARMDAGPILMQQPEPIGDRDTTGTVGERLAIIGAELLCQALDQVARKTVHPIPQDERLATYAPKLLPADTHLDWARDARALDCLVRGLCPAPGAVTGFGGRRVKVLEATVEAVADSSPGTVCAVDQKKGILIAAKSGGLWLTQVQPENRRAMAATEFASGYRVRPGDVFGPS
- a CDS encoding Mut7-C RNAse domain-containing protein, translating into MKNETAMRFVADAMLGRLATWLRLLGYDTLYWRGDDARLVRLVLAENRLLLTRDTHLPPRLPPHLICFIESDHYDAQLGQVVARFGLSPQIGRLCARCNLPLEPADKAAVRAEVPPFVWQTQERFTRCSGCLRVYWEGTHYARMLEMLDHVAAMKKENSQCA
- a CDS encoding FRG domain-containing protein, whose amino-acid sequence is MPCVKEVLVEDWASYQAEVDQILENCEARRSTTSKGLVSAPLFRGQSNQSWPLLTTVERFSAKSWSIKRYHRLLQSVGPAVFSLTSKAWNLGEDTDNVDQSRHIPPPAYEFMIYLRHYGFPSPLLDWSRSPYVAAFFAFEHQPDCEAVAVYVFQEYLGYPKLFSGDGARIIGLGSYVITHERHYAQLCEYTICKKPVDKDDVYCNHEEALRDRVVPQDSLRKYIIPVTERQSFLRMRESMNIHGYSLFRDETSLMQTLAYREIEKDDL